The Amaranthus tricolor cultivar Red isolate AtriRed21 chromosome 6, ASM2621246v1, whole genome shotgun sequence genome has a segment encoding these proteins:
- the LOC130814450 gene encoding protein Brevis radix-like 4: MLTCIARPKQQSHTHNNNSVSHHHQHDDPDSVHTPNSKHAIKTLTSQIKEIALKASGAYKCSPCSHPNSGVAPGSGPSQLNKYIESETGSGSDKYKPPWTYKRTLSANSASSAATPRWGKEMEARLKGLSVGSEVTPSMSASASGRRVDPVVLEEENEPKEWVAQVEPGVLITFVSLPRGGNDLKRIRFNRDMFNKWQAQKWWTDNYEKIMELYNVQRLSRNAFPLPTPPRSEDENSKMESSIGDSPVTPPLTKESLPRNLYRGTGVAMGYSSSDSFEQHSKQSQQYNESSGLASTPKHSNISGITAKTETSSMDESLRSTSSRDADRSGELSVSNASDMETEWVEEDEPGVYITIRALPGGRRELRRVRFSRGKFGEMHARVWWEENRARIHKQYL; the protein is encoded by the exons ATGTTAACCTGCATAGCAAGACCAAAGCAACAAAGTCATACTCATAATAATAACTCAGTGAGTCATCACCATCAGCATGACGATCCTGACTCGGTTCACACTCCTAACAGTAAACACGCTATTAAAACCCTCACTTCTCAA ATCAAAGAAATAGCATTAAAAGCGTCAGGAGCTTACAAATGTAGCCCATGTTCACACCCTAACTCTGGGGTTGCACCGGGATCAGGTCCGAGTCAACTCAACAAATACATCGAGTCAGAGACCGGGTCAGGGTCTGATAAGTATAAGCCGCCATGGACGTATAAGAGGACGTTAAGCGCGAATTCTGCGTCTTCTGCGGCTACGCCGAGGTGGGGGAAAGAGATGGAGGCGCGGTTAAAGGGGTTGTCGGTCGGTAGTGAGGTAACGCCATCAATGTCAGCGTCGGCGAGTGGGCGCCGAGTCGATCCGGTCGTGTTGGAAGAGGAAAACGAGCCGAAAGAGTGGGTTGCTCAGGTTGAGCCTGGGGTTTTGATTACATTTGTTTCTTTGCCACGTGGCGGAAATGATCTTAAGAGGATTCGGTTTAA CCGGGATATGTTCAATAAATGGCAAGCGCAGAAATGGTGGACAGATAACTACGAGAAGATCATGGAGCTGTACAATGTACAAAGGCTTAGTCGTAATGCATTTCCACTGCCAACTCCTCCGAGATCTGAAGACGAG AACTCAAAAATGGAGTCATCAATTGGTGACAGTCCTGTCACACCACCATTAACAAAAGAAAGTCTACCACGCAACTTGTATCGTGGAACAGGTGTAGCAATGGGATACTCATCCTCAGATTCCTTTGAGCAACACTCGAAGCAATCACAGCAATACAACGAATCAAGTGGTCTTGCCTCAACACCCAAACACTCCAACATCAGCGGAATCACAGCTAAAACAGAGACCTCGTCTATGGATGAGTCGCTGAGATCTACCTCTTCCAGGGATGCAGATCGATCTGGAGAGCTGTCAGTCAGCAATGCCAGTGACATGGAGACTGAATGGGTTGAAGAGGATGAGCCTGGAGTTTACATCACTATTAGAGCTTTGCCTGGTGGCCGAAGGGAGCTCAGACGTGTTAGATTCAG CCGAGGAAAATTTGGCGAGATGCATGCTAGAGTGTGGTGGGAAGAGAATAGAGCAAGGATACACAAACAATATTTGTGA
- the LOC130814451 gene encoding nuclear transcription factor Y subunit A-7-like — MSHLYVNCPANWSSNDQPISDSFSKSLTLKVNSPPQLHLHARSLGFHLQDQDSSSSQSTQSNHDVPANAGTNSQDQCMSSESGQEVSCGKNIGQVTPVYLMGHPEAAFSTGQLDYNHAMTCMPYPCGDPYYNGLLTAYGTTSVIQSHMMGITNARVPLPLDIAENEPIYVNAKQYHGILRRRQSRAKMEAQNKLIKVRKPYLHESRHLHALNRVRGSGGRFLSQKKQEQLDSSSAKANHSFSSSDAFGHHGNNNMVFEPHQSQCMASSTLNISSGGTAFFQEQDIGFLGISSSHTGGAMQRNGGFMNTPKQHQASVVQ; from the exons ATGTCCCACCTTTATGTCAATTGTCCTGCTAATTGGAGTTCAAACGATCAGCCTATTTCTGATTCCTTTTCGAAGAGCCTGACCTTGAAAGTGAATTCTCCACCACAACTTCATCTTCATGCAAGGTCGTTAGGCTTTCATTTGCAAGATCAAGACTCGTCTTCAAGCCAATCGACCCAGTCCAACCATGATGTGCCTGCTAATGCTGGGACCAATTCTCAGGACCAATGCATGTCATCAGAATCTG GCCAAGAAGTTAGCTGTGGTAAGAACATTGGTCAAGTGACACCAGTTTATTTAATGGGTCATCCTGAAGCTGCCTTCAGTACTGGTCAACTTGATTACAACCATGCCATG ACTTGCATGCCATATCCTTGTGGTGATCCCTACTACAATGGTTTGTTGACAGCATATGGAACCACATCTGTT ATTCAGTCCCATATGATGGGTATAACAAATGCAAGGGTACCATTACCTCTTGATATTGCTGAAAATGAACCCATCTATGTCAATGCCAAACAATACCATGGGATTCTCAGGAGGCGACAGTCCAGAGCTAAGATGGAGGCCcaaaacaaactcatcaaagtTCGTAAG CCCTATCTTCACGAGTCGAGGCATCTTCATGCACTAAACAGGGTCAGAGGCTCAGGCGGCCGTTTCCTAAGCCAAAAGAAGCAGGAACAACTCGACTCGTCCTCTGCAAAAGCAAACCATTCATTCTCAAGCTCAGACGCATTTGGGCATCATGGCAATAATAACATGGTATTCGAACCCCACCAATCACAATGCATGGCATCAAGCACACTGAACATCTCGAGTGGTGGTACTGCATTCTTCCAGGAGCAAGACATAGGATTCTTGGGCATATCGTCTTCACACACCGGAGGAGCCATGCAACGCAACGGAGGGTTTATGAACACCCCGAAGCAGCATCAGGCTTCAGTGGTCCAGTGA